The genomic region CATATATTCAGTTGCTAATGTTCTAAATATATTATACATTAAAATTAGTAAATTTGCAAATTTTAGTGCAACATTTTCAATGTTGGTGTTATTCATACCCTACGAGTACATGTCTCACGGCTAACACCCTAACGAGTGCTAGAGCCACGAGTGTTCTAACACATTTAATAAATGGAGGAAATTGGTAAAATGAAAGAAGAAATTCTAAAAGTTAAGGAAGAAATACAAAAACATATAGAAGAATCTAAGACTCTTCAAAAACTTGAAGAAATTAGAGTAAACTATATGGGAAAAAAAGGAATCTTTACGGACTTATCTAAGAAAATGAAAGACCTTACAGCAGAAGAAAGGCCTAAGATTGGACAAATAATAAATGAAGTTAAAGAAAAAATTAGTAATTTATTAGATGAAAAAAATAAGGCTTTAAAAGAAAAAGAATTAAATGAAAGATTAGAAAGTGAAATAATTGATGTAAGCTTACCTGGAACAAAATATAACTATGGTACAGTACATCCTATCAATGAAACTATGGAGCTTATGAAAAATATCTTTTCAAAAATGGGCTTTGATATAGTTGATGGACCAGAAATAGAAACTGTTGAATACAATTTTGATGCTTTGAATATTCCTAAAACTCATCCATCAAGAGATTTAACTGATACATTCTATTTAAATGATTCTATTGTGTTGAGAACACAAACATCACCAGTTCAAATAAGATATATGCTTGAACATGGTACTCCATTTAGAATGATCTGTCCTGGTAAAGTATATAGACCAGATTATGATATATCTCATACACCTATGTTCCATCAAATGGAAGGTTTAGTTGTTGGAAAAGATATATCTTTCGCAGATTTAAAAGGAATATTAACTCACTTTGTAAAAGAAGTTTTTGGAGACAGAAAAGTAAGATTTAGACCTCATTTCTTCCCATTCACAGAGCCTAGTGCTGAAATGGACGTTGAATGTATGATTTGTCATGGAGAAGGTTGCAGACTATGTAAAGATAGTGGTTGGATAGAAATAATGGGTTGCGGAATGGTAGATCCAGAAGTTCTAAAATATGTAGGACTTAATCCAGATGAAGTGAATGGTTTTGCCTTTGGGGTAGGTATAGAACGTGTAACTATGCTTAGACATGGTATTGGGGATTTGAGAGCATTTTTTGAAAATGATATGAGGTTCTTAAAACAATTTAAATAGAGTATATAAAAATATCTTATTACTATTATAATAATTGTAAAAATGAAAAATAAGTGAATCTGCATTCTAAATTTTAGATAAAAAATCAAATAGAATGAGCCGAGTAATTGTCGGCGTGTTTGAAGCTGACTTGTCAGCAAGTTTTGTCGAAATTACAGCGAATTCTTGATTTTTTATCGTTAAGAAATTTAGTTAGCAATGAACTATTTTTCATTATTCATATCATTTAAAAAAATTGGAGGGAATATATAATGTTAATATCATTAAATTGGTTAAAACAATATGTGGATATAAAAGAAAGTGTGGATGAAATAGCTAATGCCTTAACTATGATAGGGCAAGAAGTTGAAGCTATAGATATCCAAGGAAAAGATTTAGGAAATGTTGTAATAGGACAAATAGTAGAATTTGATAAACATCCAAATTCAGATAGATTAACTCTATTAAAAGTAAATGTAGGGGAAGAAGCACCTTTACAAATAATCTGTGGTGCAACAAATCACAAATTAAATGATAAGGTAGTTGTTGCTAAAATAGGAGCAGTTTTACCTGGAAACTTTAAAATTAAAAAGAGTAAAATAAGAGATGTAGAATCATTTGGAATGTTATGTTCAGATGCAGAGTTAGGTCTTGCAAAAGAAAGTGAAGGGATAATAATACTTCCTGAAGATGCTCCTATAGGAAAAGAATATAGAGAGTATGCAGGATTAAATGATGTAATATTTGAACTTGAAATCACTCCTAATAGACCAGATTGTTTATCTCACATTGGTATAGCAAGAGAAGTTGCTGCTTATTACAATAGAAAGGTTAAATATCCTGTTATAGAAATGGCAGAAACTATTGAGTCTATAAATACAGTAATAAAAGTAAATATAGAAGATAAAGATAGATGTAAAAGATATCTAGGTAGAGTAATAAAAAATGTTAAAATTAAAGAATCACCTGAGTGGTTGAAAACTAGAATTAGAGCAATGGGATTAAACCCTATAAATAATGTAGTTGATATTACAAACTTTGTAATGTTTGAATATAATCAACCTATGCATGCTTTTGATTTAGATAAGGTAGAAGGAAACATCACAATAAGAGCTGCTAAAGAAAATGAAGAGATTACAACTCTTGATGGAGTTGAAAGAGTTCTTAAAAATGGAGAACTTGTGATAGCTGATGATGAGAAAGCTATTGCAATTGGAGGAGTAATAGGGGGACAAAATACTCAAATAGATAATGATACTAAAAATATCTTTGTTGAAGTTGCTTATTTCACACCTGAAAATATTAGGAGAGAATCAAGAGATTTAGGAATTTTTACAGATTCTTCTTATAGAAATGAAAGAGGAATGGACATAGAAAATCTAGCTGTTGTTATGAATAGAGCAGTTTCTTTGTTAGCTGAAGTTGCTGAAGGAGAAGTTCTATCAGAGGTTATAGATAAATATGTAGAAAAACCTAAGAGAGCAGAAATATCATTAAATTTAGAAAAATTAAATAAATTTATAGGAAAAAATTTAACTTATGATGAAGTTGGAAAAATATTAACTCATTTAGACATTGAATTAAAACCACTAGGAGATGGAACTACACTTTTAATTCCACCTAGCTATAGAGCAGATTTAACAAGACCAGCAGATATTTATGAAGAAGTTATCAGAATGTATGGTTTTGATAATATAGAAGCTAAAATACCTGTGATGTCAATAGAATCTGGTGAAGAAAATACTAACTTCAAAATTTCAAGAATAGTTAGAGAAATTCTAAAAGAATTAGGTTTAAATGAAGTTATAAACTATAGTTTCATACCAAAATTCACAAAGGAATTATTTAATTTTGGAGAAGAAGTTATAGAAATAAAAAATCCTTTAAGTGAAGATATGGCAGTTATGAGACCAACTTTACTATATAGTTTAATAACTAATGTTAGAGATAATATAAATAGAAATCAAACAGATTTGAAACTATTTGAAATAAGTAAAACATTTAAAAAACTAGGAGAAGGACAAAATGGTCTTGCTATTGAAGATTTAAAAATAGCTTTAATTCTATCGGGTAGAGAAGAAAAAAATCTATGGAATCAATCAAAATCAGACTATAGTTTCTATGATTTAAAAGGATATTTAGAATTCTTACTAGAAAGATTAAATGTTACAAAATATTCTTTAACTAGATTGACTAATAACAAAAACTTCCATCCAGGAGCAAGTGCTGAATTAAAAATTGGAGAAGATGTTATAGGAGTCTTTGGGGAACTTCATCCTAACTTAGTAAATTACTTTGGAATAAAAAGAGAAAAAGTATTTTTTGCGGAACTTAATCTAACAAGTTTACTAAAATACATTAAGATAAAAGTAAATTATGAAACAATAAGTAAATATCCAGAAGTATTAAGAGATTTAGCTATAACTTTAGATAAGTCTATCTTAGTTGGTGAAATGGTAAAAGAAATTAAAAAGAAAGTTAACCTTATTGAAAAAATAGATATCTTTGATGTATATTCAGGAGATAAAATTGATAAGGATAAAAAATCTGTTGCTATGAGTATAGTTTTAAGAGATAAAAATAGAACTCTGACAGATGAAGATATAGACAAAGCTATGACTGCTATTTTAGAATTGATCAAAGATAAATATAATGGAGAAATAAGAAAATAGGAGGAAAACTATGAAAAAATTATTAGCATGTTTGTTTTTATTAATTTCTGTTGTAGGATTTTCAGAAGAAAAAATTGCCATTGAAAACATGGAAGTAAGAGATGAAAAAATATATATTAAAGGACAGCAAACTCCACTTACAGGGATATTGGAAAAGAAATATCCGAGTGGAAAAATAGAAGCAACTTTAGAAGTTGCAAATGGAAAATTAAATGGAAAAACTTATATATATTATGAAAATGGAACTGTAAAAAAAGAAGAAAACTATGTAAATGGTCTTATGGAAGGTGCAGTAAGAACTTATTATCCAAATGGGCAGTTAGAATTTGAAATAACTAATAAAAATGATTTAAGAAATGGTGTTGAAAGACACTATTCAGGAGAAGGAAAATTAATGTCAGAAATACCATATCAAAATGACATTGTTACTGGTATAGTAAAACAATACTATGAAAATGGAAAATTAGAGTATGAAACAAATTATGTTAATAATAAAAAAGAAGGACTTTCTAAAAGATATTATCCAAGTGGAACAATACTTAGTCAAGTAATTTTTAAAGATGACAAAGAACAAGGAATAATGAAAGGATACTCAGAAGCTGGAAAGTTAGAGATAGAGATACCATATAAAAATGGTCTAGTAGATGGTCTTGTTAAAAGATACAATGAAAAAGGAAAAGTTGTAGAACAAGCAACTTATAAAAATGGGCAAGAAGTAAAAATAAAATAGTGGTCATTTGTCAAATAGTGTTGATAAAAAAGTTTAGACTATGACCTGATAGAATTAAGAAAATTATTTTTATTAGGGAGATATTTAATGAAAAAAAGAAATTTACAATTGCTAATATTTAGTTTATTCTTAGTATTAGCACAAAGCTCTTTGGCAGCTAAACTTCAACAGGGAGATGGAAGTGAAGCAGTCTCAGAAGAAAGCATGGCAGTAGGTCTTGGCTATACAGATGTTAATGGAGAACATAAAAATATAGCTGGAAATTCAACAAAACCAAATGAAAAATATTATGCTTCAGCTGTGGGAATAGCTAATACAGCTAGTGGATATAAGAGTTCTTCTTTTGGATACAATAATATAGCTAGTGGAAGGTGGAGTTCCTCTTTTGGTTATAATAATACTGCTAGTAAAGATGGTGCTTCCTCTTTTGGTTATGATAATAAAGCTAATGGAAGGAAGAGCTCTTCTTTTGGATATGAGAATACAGTTAGTGGAAATGATAGTTCTTCTTTTGGTTATAAGAATATAGCTAGTAAAGATAGTGCTTCCTCTTTTGGATATAGAAATACATCTAGTGCAAGGGAAAGTTCATCCTTTGGATATCAGAATACAGCTAGTGGATATAAGAGTTCCTCTTTTGGATATGGAAATACAGCTAGTGATATTTTTAGTTCTGCTTTTGGATATCAGAATACAGCTAGTAAAGTTTCTAATTCTGCTTTTGGCTATAATAATACAGCTAATGGAGAAAAAACTTCAGCTTTTGGATATGCTAATATAGCTAGTGGAGAAAGTTCTTCCTCTTTTGGAAATGCAAATACAGTTGGTAAATTAAAAGATGATGCTAGTGGTAAAAAGGTTCCAGATGA from Fusobacterium periodonticum ATCC 33693 harbors:
- the pheS gene encoding phenylalanine--tRNA ligase subunit alpha, with protein sequence MKEEILKVKEEIQKHIEESKTLQKLEEIRVNYMGKKGIFTDLSKKMKDLTAEERPKIGQIINEVKEKISNLLDEKNKALKEKELNERLESEIIDVSLPGTKYNYGTVHPINETMELMKNIFSKMGFDIVDGPEIETVEYNFDALNIPKTHPSRDLTDTFYLNDSIVLRTQTSPVQIRYMLEHGTPFRMICPGKVYRPDYDISHTPMFHQMEGLVVGKDISFADLKGILTHFVKEVFGDRKVRFRPHFFPFTEPSAEMDVECMICHGEGCRLCKDSGWIEIMGCGMVDPEVLKYVGLNPDEVNGFAFGVGIERVTMLRHGIGDLRAFFENDMRFLKQFK
- the pheT gene encoding phenylalanine--tRNA ligase subunit beta; translated protein: MLISLNWLKQYVDIKESVDEIANALTMIGQEVEAIDIQGKDLGNVVIGQIVEFDKHPNSDRLTLLKVNVGEEAPLQIICGATNHKLNDKVVVAKIGAVLPGNFKIKKSKIRDVESFGMLCSDAELGLAKESEGIIILPEDAPIGKEYREYAGLNDVIFELEITPNRPDCLSHIGIAREVAAYYNRKVKYPVIEMAETIESINTVIKVNIEDKDRCKRYLGRVIKNVKIKESPEWLKTRIRAMGLNPINNVVDITNFVMFEYNQPMHAFDLDKVEGNITIRAAKENEEITTLDGVERVLKNGELVIADDEKAIAIGGVIGGQNTQIDNDTKNIFVEVAYFTPENIRRESRDLGIFTDSSYRNERGMDIENLAVVMNRAVSLLAEVAEGEVLSEVIDKYVEKPKRAEISLNLEKLNKFIGKNLTYDEVGKILTHLDIELKPLGDGTTLLIPPSYRADLTRPADIYEEVIRMYGFDNIEAKIPVMSIESGEENTNFKISRIVREILKELGLNEVINYSFIPKFTKELFNFGEEVIEIKNPLSEDMAVMRPTLLYSLITNVRDNINRNQTDLKLFEISKTFKKLGEGQNGLAIEDLKIALILSGREEKNLWNQSKSDYSFYDLKGYLEFLLERLNVTKYSLTRLTNNKNFHPGASAELKIGEDVIGVFGELHPNLVNYFGIKREKVFFAELNLTSLLKYIKIKVNYETISKYPEVLRDLAITLDKSILVGEMVKEIKKKVNLIEKIDIFDVYSGDKIDKDKKSVAMSIVLRDKNRTLTDEDIDKAMTAILELIKDKYNGEIRK
- a CDS encoding toxin-antitoxin system YwqK family antitoxin, whose protein sequence is MKKLLACLFLLISVVGFSEEKIAIENMEVRDEKIYIKGQQTPLTGILEKKYPSGKIEATLEVANGKLNGKTYIYYENGTVKKEENYVNGLMEGAVRTYYPNGQLEFEITNKNDLRNGVERHYSGEGKLMSEIPYQNDIVTGIVKQYYENGKLEYETNYVNNKKEGLSKRYYPSGTILSQVIFKDDKEQGIMKGYSEAGKLEIEIPYKNGLVDGLVKRYNEKGKVVEQATYKNGQEVKIK